A window from Pangasianodon hypophthalmus isolate fPanHyp1 chromosome 16, fPanHyp1.pri, whole genome shotgun sequence encodes these proteins:
- the b4galt3 gene encoding beta-1,4-galactosyltransferase 3 isoform X1: MLCCGRALDSPCTLALLVGFQFAFVLYFSLGGFRGLVSVLVHSSEPEFDYSRPHDVYTNLSQLSALLPPHPSGAEQQLRGCLLPSPLLVGPVSVRLSSPLSLEEIKEKNPLVTPGGHYRPPDCEPRHHTAIVVPYRNRQSHLRTLLYHLHPFLQRQQIHYGIYIVHQSGNSTFNRAKLLNVGVREALKEEDWGCIFLHDVDLLPENDHNTYTCHPQYPTHLSVAMDKFRYRLPYPQYFGGVSALTPDQYLKMNGFPNQYWGWGGEDDDIATRHWKGQVRLSGMKIVRPPVAVGHYKMIKHKGDKGNEQNPRRFDLLKHTWLNWRSDGLNSLTYQLLSKELEPLYTNLSVNIGEDPRPPPKKSALPKNASYPAARPKDRDKDKGTLGRQSTQATKLEEGHVKVTNRSSDVGQKAAVKQEIV, translated from the exons ATGCTGTGCTGTGGCCGAGCTCTGGACTCTCCCTGTACTCTAGCTCTGCTGGTGGGCTTCCAGTTTGCATTTGTGCTCTATTTCTCTTTGGGAGGCTTCCGTGGCCTTGTCTCTGTGCTGGTGCACTCCTCAGAACCTGAATTTGACTACTCTCGGCCACATGATGTCTACACCAACCTCAGCCAGCTCAGTGCCCTGCTGCCCCCTCACCCCAGCGGAGCCGAGCAGCAGCTCAGGGGCTGCTTGCTGCCATCACCACTGCTTG TGGGTCCTGTATCTGTGCGCCTGTCCTCCCCTCTTTCCTTGGAGGAGATAAAAGAGAAGAACCCTCTGGTGACCCCAGGAGGCCATTACCGTCCCCCGGACTGTGAACCGAGGCACCACACGGCTATCGTGGTCCCCTACCGGAACCGGCAGAGCCACCTGCGAACACTCCTCTACCATCTGCACCCTTTCCTGCAGAGGCAGCAGATACACTATGGCATCTACATTGTACACCAG TCAGGAAACTCAACATTTAACCGTGCAAAACTACTGAATGTGGGAGTGCGGGAAGCTCTGAAGGAGGAGGACTGGGGTTGTATCTTCCTTCATGATGTGGACCTGCTTCCAGAAAATGACCACAACACCTACACTTGCCACCCACAGTACCCCACTCACCTCTCTGTGGCTATGGACAAGTTCAGATACAG GCTTCCGTACCCTCAGTACTTTGGTGGAGTGTCTGCCCTCACTCCAGACCAATACCTCAAGATGAATGGCTTCCCAAATCAGTACTGGGGCTGGGGAGGAGAGGATGATGACATTGCTACTCG CCACTGGAAGGGTCA AGTTCGGCTATCTGGGATGAAGATAGTGCGCCCTCCTGTGGCCGTGGGTCATTATAAGATGATTAAGCATAAGGGGGACAAGGGTAATGAGCAGAACCCCAGAAG GTTTGACTTGTTGAAGCATACCTGGTTAAATTGGAGATCAGATGGACTCAACTCGCTCACTTATCAGCTCCTGTCCAAAGAGTTAGAGCCGCTGTACACAAACCTGAGTGTCAACATTGGGGAAGACCCTCGCCCTCCTCCCAAAAAGTCTGCACTCCCTAAAAATGCCTCTTATCCTGCAGCAAGACccaaagacagagacaaagacaagGGAACACTAGGAAGGCAGTCCACTCAAGCTACCAAATTAGAGGAGGGTCACGTAAAAGTAACCAACAGGAGTTCAGACGTTGGTCAGAAAGCTGCCGTGAAACAGGAAATTGTTTGA
- the b4galt3 gene encoding beta-1,4-galactosyltransferase 3 isoform X2, whose product MLCCGRALDSPCTLALLVGFQFAFVLYFSLGGFRGLVSVLVHSSEPEFDYSRPHDVYTNLSQLSALLPPHPSGAEQQLRGCLLPSPLLVGPVSVRLSSPLSLEEIKEKNPLVTPGGHYRPPDCEPRHHTAIVVPYRNRQSHLRTLLYHLHPFLQRQQIHYGIYISGNSTFNRAKLLNVGVREALKEEDWGCIFLHDVDLLPENDHNTYTCHPQYPTHLSVAMDKFRYRLPYPQYFGGVSALTPDQYLKMNGFPNQYWGWGGEDDDIATRHWKGQVRLSGMKIVRPPVAVGHYKMIKHKGDKGNEQNPRRFDLLKHTWLNWRSDGLNSLTYQLLSKELEPLYTNLSVNIGEDPRPPPKKSALPKNASYPAARPKDRDKDKGTLGRQSTQATKLEEGHVKVTNRSSDVGQKAAVKQEIV is encoded by the exons ATGCTGTGCTGTGGCCGAGCTCTGGACTCTCCCTGTACTCTAGCTCTGCTGGTGGGCTTCCAGTTTGCATTTGTGCTCTATTTCTCTTTGGGAGGCTTCCGTGGCCTTGTCTCTGTGCTGGTGCACTCCTCAGAACCTGAATTTGACTACTCTCGGCCACATGATGTCTACACCAACCTCAGCCAGCTCAGTGCCCTGCTGCCCCCTCACCCCAGCGGAGCCGAGCAGCAGCTCAGGGGCTGCTTGCTGCCATCACCACTGCTTG TGGGTCCTGTATCTGTGCGCCTGTCCTCCCCTCTTTCCTTGGAGGAGATAAAAGAGAAGAACCCTCTGGTGACCCCAGGAGGCCATTACCGTCCCCCGGACTGTGAACCGAGGCACCACACGGCTATCGTGGTCCCCTACCGGAACCGGCAGAGCCACCTGCGAACACTCCTCTACCATCTGCACCCTTTCCTGCAGAGGCAGCAGATACACTATGGCATCTACATT TCAGGAAACTCAACATTTAACCGTGCAAAACTACTGAATGTGGGAGTGCGGGAAGCTCTGAAGGAGGAGGACTGGGGTTGTATCTTCCTTCATGATGTGGACCTGCTTCCAGAAAATGACCACAACACCTACACTTGCCACCCACAGTACCCCACTCACCTCTCTGTGGCTATGGACAAGTTCAGATACAG GCTTCCGTACCCTCAGTACTTTGGTGGAGTGTCTGCCCTCACTCCAGACCAATACCTCAAGATGAATGGCTTCCCAAATCAGTACTGGGGCTGGGGAGGAGAGGATGATGACATTGCTACTCG CCACTGGAAGGGTCA AGTTCGGCTATCTGGGATGAAGATAGTGCGCCCTCCTGTGGCCGTGGGTCATTATAAGATGATTAAGCATAAGGGGGACAAGGGTAATGAGCAGAACCCCAGAAG GTTTGACTTGTTGAAGCATACCTGGTTAAATTGGAGATCAGATGGACTCAACTCGCTCACTTATCAGCTCCTGTCCAAAGAGTTAGAGCCGCTGTACACAAACCTGAGTGTCAACATTGGGGAAGACCCTCGCCCTCCTCCCAAAAAGTCTGCACTCCCTAAAAATGCCTCTTATCCTGCAGCAAGACccaaagacagagacaaagacaagGGAACACTAGGAAGGCAGTCCACTCAAGCTACCAAATTAGAGGAGGGTCACGTAAAAGTAACCAACAGGAGTTCAGACGTTGGTCAGAAAGCTGCCGTGAAACAGGAAATTGTTTGA
- the b4galt3 gene encoding beta-1,4-galactosyltransferase 3 isoform X4, protein MLCCGRALDSPCTLALLVGFQFAFVLYFSLGGFRGLVSVLVHSSEPEFDYSRPHDVYTNLSQLSALLPPHPSGAEQQLRGCLLPSPLLVGPVSVRLSSPLSLEEIKEKNPLVTPGGHYRPPDCEPRHHTAIVVPYRNRQSHLRTLLYHLHPFLQRQQIHYGIYIVHQSGNSTFNRAKLLNVGVREALKEEDWGCIFLHDVDLLPENDHNTYTCHPQYPTHLSVAMDKFRYRLPYPQYFGGVSALTPDQYLKMNGFPNQYWGWGGEDDDIATRFDLLKHTWLNWRSDGLNSLTYQLLSKELEPLYTNLSVNIGEDPRPPPKKSALPKNASYPAARPKDRDKDKGTLGRQSTQATKLEEGHVKVTNRSSDVGQKAAVKQEIV, encoded by the exons ATGCTGTGCTGTGGCCGAGCTCTGGACTCTCCCTGTACTCTAGCTCTGCTGGTGGGCTTCCAGTTTGCATTTGTGCTCTATTTCTCTTTGGGAGGCTTCCGTGGCCTTGTCTCTGTGCTGGTGCACTCCTCAGAACCTGAATTTGACTACTCTCGGCCACATGATGTCTACACCAACCTCAGCCAGCTCAGTGCCCTGCTGCCCCCTCACCCCAGCGGAGCCGAGCAGCAGCTCAGGGGCTGCTTGCTGCCATCACCACTGCTTG TGGGTCCTGTATCTGTGCGCCTGTCCTCCCCTCTTTCCTTGGAGGAGATAAAAGAGAAGAACCCTCTGGTGACCCCAGGAGGCCATTACCGTCCCCCGGACTGTGAACCGAGGCACCACACGGCTATCGTGGTCCCCTACCGGAACCGGCAGAGCCACCTGCGAACACTCCTCTACCATCTGCACCCTTTCCTGCAGAGGCAGCAGATACACTATGGCATCTACATTGTACACCAG TCAGGAAACTCAACATTTAACCGTGCAAAACTACTGAATGTGGGAGTGCGGGAAGCTCTGAAGGAGGAGGACTGGGGTTGTATCTTCCTTCATGATGTGGACCTGCTTCCAGAAAATGACCACAACACCTACACTTGCCACCCACAGTACCCCACTCACCTCTCTGTGGCTATGGACAAGTTCAGATACAG GCTTCCGTACCCTCAGTACTTTGGTGGAGTGTCTGCCCTCACTCCAGACCAATACCTCAAGATGAATGGCTTCCCAAATCAGTACTGGGGCTGGGGAGGAGAGGATGATGACATTGCTACTCG GTTTGACTTGTTGAAGCATACCTGGTTAAATTGGAGATCAGATGGACTCAACTCGCTCACTTATCAGCTCCTGTCCAAAGAGTTAGAGCCGCTGTACACAAACCTGAGTGTCAACATTGGGGAAGACCCTCGCCCTCCTCCCAAAAAGTCTGCACTCCCTAAAAATGCCTCTTATCCTGCAGCAAGACccaaagacagagacaaagacaagGGAACACTAGGAAGGCAGTCCACTCAAGCTACCAAATTAGAGGAGGGTCACGTAAAAGTAACCAACAGGAGTTCAGACGTTGGTCAGAAAGCTGCCGTGAAACAGGAAATTGTTTGA
- the cfap126 gene encoding protein Flattop: MSSSFSANQYDNAFKSNKLQNWTVPKHYKEKPSPAEGHTKFIATDRGHLLPGVKRGCPWTSFQGTWDLPSHIPPVHINPTARSQEGQQRLRAWGQVKHLVPSASSKLNETNENSKTPQCEGTGGDCQREGFSVSNPAPDGPELERTISQASQVQSRPATQQSQAQFRPATQQSQVQSRPATQQSHAEPQPASTQSEPKSRPLTQASQA, encoded by the exons ATGTCGTCGAGTTTTTCCGCAAACCAG taTGACAACGCTTTCAAGTCGAATAAACTCCAGAACTGGACAGTACCAAAACACTACAAAGAG AAACCGTCGCCAGCAGAAGGACACACTAAATTTATAGCTACAGACAGAGGACACCTGCTTCCTGGTGTGAAG CGTGGATGTCCCTGGACCTCATTCCAGGGGACCTGGGACTTACCAAGTCATATCCCTCCAGTTCACATTAACCCTACAGCACGCTCACAGGAGGGCCAGCAGCGCCTCAGGGCATGGGGACAGGTGAAGCACCTGGTTCCATCAGCCTCTAGCAAACTAAATGAAACCAATGAAAACAGCAAGACACCACAGTGTGAG GGCACTGGTGGTGATTGTCAGCGTGAGGGTTTTTCTGTGAGTAATCCTGCTCCAGATGGACCCGAACTGGAAAGGACCATATcacaggccagtcaagttcagtCTAGACCAGCAACTCAGCAAAGCCAAGCTCAGTTTAGACCAGCAACTCAGCAAAGCCAAGTTCAGTCTAGACCAGCAACTCAGCAAAGCCATGCTGAGCCTCAACCAGCCTCTACACAAAGCGAGCCCAAGTCCAGACCACTGACGCAGGCCAGCCAAGCTTAG
- the bgnb gene encoding biglycan b, with protein sequence MCLCSVRISVMFSYFSLLLLLSVFSLASVSLALPFEQRGFWDFGIDGDGGGLTVMMRDEEDGSAVLPTELPPFEVPLCPFGCQCQLKVVQCSDLGLTSVPQNIPTDTKLLDLQNNRITELKENDFKGLSNLYALSLVNNQISKVHLRAFTPLKHLQKLYFSRNLLTAVPKNLPPSLVELRIHDNRIKKVPAGSFSGLGSMNCIEMGGNPIQNGGFEPGAFKGLKLNYLRISEAKLTGVPKDLPESLHELHLDQNHIQAIELEDLRRYKQLYRLGLGYNNIRNIESGSLSYLPNLRELHLENNLLTHVPKGLADMKYLQVVYLHSNNITRVSVDDFCPGSYNMKKSFYNGISLYGNPVQYWEVQPATFRCVSDRLAIHFGNYKK encoded by the exons ATGTGTTTGTGCTCTGTCAGAATCTCAGTGATGTTCTCCTACTTCtctctcctgctgctgctgagtgTGTTCAGCTTGGCCTCCGTCTCACTGGCGCTGCCCTTTGAGCAGAGGGGCTTCTGGGACTTTGGCATCGATGGCGATGGGGGTGGTCTGACGGTAATGATGAGAGATGAAGAGGATGGCTCAGCTGTGCTGCCCACAGAGCTGCCGCCTTTTGAGGTTCCTTTGTGTCCATTTGGGTGCCAGTGTCAGCTAAAAGTGGTACAGTGTTCTGACCTAG gtTTGACCTCAGTCCCTCAAAACATCCCCACCGACACCAAGCTTCTAGACCTGCAGAACAACCGCATTACAGAGCTGAAGGAGAATGACTTCAAAGGCCTCAGTAATCTCTAT GCTTTGTCACTGGTCAACAATCAGATCTCTAAAGTTCATCTGAGGGCCTTCACACCACTAAAGCACCTACagaaactttatttttccaGGAACCTGCTGACAGCAGTACCCAAAAACCTACCACCCTCACTGGTGGAGCTGCGCATCCACGACAACCGTATTAAGAAGGTGCCTGCGGGCTCCTTTTCTGGCCTCGGCAGCATGAACTGCATAG AGATGGGTGGGAACCCCATTCAGAACGGTGGCTTTGAGCCCGGAGCTTTCAAAGGTCTCAAACTCAACTACCTGCGCATCTCAGAAGCCAAGCTTACTGGTGTGCCTAAAG ATCTCCCTGAGAGCCTCCATGAGCTCCATTTGGACCAAAACCACATCCAAGCAATTGAGCTGGAGGACCTGAGGCGCTACAAGCAACTGTATAG ACTGGGCCTGGGTTATAACAACATTCGCAATATTGAGAGCGGCAGCCTGTCCTATTTGCCAAACCTGAGAGAACTGCATTTAGAAAACAACCTGCTGACCCATGTTCCCAAGGGCCTAGCTGACATGAAGTATCTGCAG GTGGTGTACCTCCATTCCAACAACATAACCCGGGTAAGCGTGGATGACTTCTGCCCTGGAAGCTATAACATGAAGAAGAGCTTCTACAATGGCATTAGTCTTTATGGAAATCCCGTCCAGTACTGGGAAGTTCAGCCTGCAACTTTCCGCTGTGTCAGTGACCGCCTGGCCATTCATTTTGGAAACTACAAGAAATAA
- the b4galt3 gene encoding beta-1,4-galactosyltransferase 3 isoform X3 codes for MLCCGRALDSPCTLALLVGFQFAFVLYFSLGGFRGLVSVLVHSSEPEFDYSRPHDVYTNLSQLSALLPPHPSGAEQQLRGCLLPSPLLVGPVSVRLSSPLSLEEIKEKNPLVTPGGHYRPPDCEPRHHTAIVVPYRNRQSHLRTLLYHLHPFLQRQQIHYGIYIVHQSGNSTFNRAKLLNVGVREALKEEDWGCIFLHDVDLLPENDHNTYTCHPQYPTHLSVAMDKFRYRLPYPQYFGGVSALTPDQYLKMNGFPNQYWGWGGEDDDIATRVRLSGMKIVRPPVAVGHYKMIKHKGDKGNEQNPRRFDLLKHTWLNWRSDGLNSLTYQLLSKELEPLYTNLSVNIGEDPRPPPKKSALPKNASYPAARPKDRDKDKGTLGRQSTQATKLEEGHVKVTNRSSDVGQKAAVKQEIV; via the exons ATGCTGTGCTGTGGCCGAGCTCTGGACTCTCCCTGTACTCTAGCTCTGCTGGTGGGCTTCCAGTTTGCATTTGTGCTCTATTTCTCTTTGGGAGGCTTCCGTGGCCTTGTCTCTGTGCTGGTGCACTCCTCAGAACCTGAATTTGACTACTCTCGGCCACATGATGTCTACACCAACCTCAGCCAGCTCAGTGCCCTGCTGCCCCCTCACCCCAGCGGAGCCGAGCAGCAGCTCAGGGGCTGCTTGCTGCCATCACCACTGCTTG TGGGTCCTGTATCTGTGCGCCTGTCCTCCCCTCTTTCCTTGGAGGAGATAAAAGAGAAGAACCCTCTGGTGACCCCAGGAGGCCATTACCGTCCCCCGGACTGTGAACCGAGGCACCACACGGCTATCGTGGTCCCCTACCGGAACCGGCAGAGCCACCTGCGAACACTCCTCTACCATCTGCACCCTTTCCTGCAGAGGCAGCAGATACACTATGGCATCTACATTGTACACCAG TCAGGAAACTCAACATTTAACCGTGCAAAACTACTGAATGTGGGAGTGCGGGAAGCTCTGAAGGAGGAGGACTGGGGTTGTATCTTCCTTCATGATGTGGACCTGCTTCCAGAAAATGACCACAACACCTACACTTGCCACCCACAGTACCCCACTCACCTCTCTGTGGCTATGGACAAGTTCAGATACAG GCTTCCGTACCCTCAGTACTTTGGTGGAGTGTCTGCCCTCACTCCAGACCAATACCTCAAGATGAATGGCTTCCCAAATCAGTACTGGGGCTGGGGAGGAGAGGATGATGACATTGCTACTCG AGTTCGGCTATCTGGGATGAAGATAGTGCGCCCTCCTGTGGCCGTGGGTCATTATAAGATGATTAAGCATAAGGGGGACAAGGGTAATGAGCAGAACCCCAGAAG GTTTGACTTGTTGAAGCATACCTGGTTAAATTGGAGATCAGATGGACTCAACTCGCTCACTTATCAGCTCCTGTCCAAAGAGTTAGAGCCGCTGTACACAAACCTGAGTGTCAACATTGGGGAAGACCCTCGCCCTCCTCCCAAAAAGTCTGCACTCCCTAAAAATGCCTCTTATCCTGCAGCAAGACccaaagacagagacaaagacaagGGAACACTAGGAAGGCAGTCCACTCAAGCTACCAAATTAGAGGAGGGTCACGTAAAAGTAACCAACAGGAGTTCAGACGTTGGTCAGAAAGCTGCCGTGAAACAGGAAATTGTTTGA